The following are from one region of the Salicibibacter kimchii genome:
- a CDS encoding TlpA family protein disulfide reductase: MVRKISSIGALLIATLVMGAIIYNSVSSPPVGVNQGEEAPDMELPQAEGESMSLNDVRGTFVIINFWASWCEPCIREFPLLDQVHKEFSDKEVNVLAVNMSSFERTMDEAMEFLDEQPVTMPVLFDTDGEMADEYQVAGLPTTYLINEEGIIVDIIMGEVTEEMLKERLQPFL; encoded by the coding sequence ATGGTTCGAAAAATAAGCAGCATAGGGGCTCTTCTGATTGCAACGTTGGTGATGGGAGCAATCATCTATAATTCTGTTTCTTCTCCACCGGTGGGTGTCAATCAGGGAGAAGAAGCCCCGGATATGGAGTTGCCGCAAGCCGAAGGAGAGAGTATGAGTTTAAACGATGTACGTGGCACGTTTGTCATTATAAATTTTTGGGCTTCTTGGTGTGAACCCTGTATTCGAGAATTCCCCCTGCTTGATCAAGTCCATAAGGAATTTAGTGACAAAGAGGTTAATGTGCTAGCAGTCAATATGTCATCGTTTGAGCGTACGATGGATGAAGCAATGGAATTTTTAGATGAACAACCAGTTACCATGCCTGTCCTCTTCGACACGGATGGGGAAATGGCTGATGAGTATCAAGTCGCTGGTCTTCCAACCACGTATTTGATTAATGAAGAAGGCATTATCGTTGATATCATCATGGGAGAAGTGACCGAAGAAATGCTTAAGGAGAGACTCCAACCTTTCTTATGA
- a CDS encoding NlpC/P60 family protein, translating into MKMRKLFLSSSLVTVVMFAPMWSESASAYAEPDEDDHSVQDDYTEDNMGTSQTYLITDDQGSEVEQLQSELRNQGYTVQVDGVFGPETEDAVKEYQSDQGLVIDGIAGPNTYQALEPDTSSNGDPSNEDSENQDPASSDSDIVATAQSVLGTPYQWGGTTPDGFDSSGFINYVFDQNGIDVSRTHAEMWENDGEHVTSMSIGDLVFFEGTYDTTGASHSGIYIGDNQMIHAGNEGVVQADITSDYWQDHIIGTKTMQ; encoded by the coding sequence ATGAAAATGAGAAAACTATTTTTATCTTCATCACTCGTGACAGTTGTTATGTTTGCTCCAATGTGGAGTGAAAGTGCTTCCGCATATGCTGAGCCAGACGAGGATGATCATAGCGTCCAAGATGATTATACAGAGGATAACATGGGCACTTCCCAAACCTATCTCATAACAGATGACCAGGGTAGTGAAGTGGAGCAATTACAGTCTGAGTTAAGGAATCAAGGGTACACTGTTCAAGTCGATGGGGTGTTTGGTCCTGAAACAGAAGATGCTGTTAAAGAATATCAAAGCGATCAAGGCCTTGTTATAGATGGAATAGCCGGCCCAAATACATATCAGGCATTAGAACCAGACACTTCAAGTAATGGTGATCCGTCAAATGAAGATTCAGAAAACCAAGATCCAGCCTCTTCAGATTCAGATATTGTTGCAACAGCTCAAAGTGTACTGGGAACGCCTTATCAATGGGGCGGCACAACGCCTGATGGATTTGATAGTAGTGGCTTTATCAACTACGTGTTTGATCAAAATGGCATCGATGTCTCTCGAACACATGCAGAGATGTGGGAGAACGATGGGGAACACGTAACGTCTATGAGCATTGGGGATCTTGTGTTTTTCGAAGGAACGTATGATACGACAGGAGCTTCACACAGTGGCATATATATCGGGGATAACCAAATGATTCACGCAGGGAATGAAGGCGTTGTGCAAGCAGACATCACCAGTGATTATTGGCAAGACCACATCATTGGAACCAAAACCATGCAGTAA